The Brachyhypopomus gauderio isolate BG-103 chromosome 17, BGAUD_0.2, whole genome shotgun sequence genome includes a window with the following:
- the ppp1r3ca gene encoding protein phosphatase 1, regulatory subunit 3Ca — protein sequence MISTSVLHLFERPMPGPAMPVDVAVQLYIAHSPPLRSFLSTYEECRAKKLASHRYRQPLRPCLSARAPPDPPRLDWQPPRSKTKKKVVFADSRGMSLTAVHVFSPSDSRHSRPASSLQFDARDLEEAVAGLCVSAPQSRVLDFSQPAADYLDFRRRLTENHVCLESCSLQERTLTGTVAVRNLAFEKSVHVRVTFDSWESHRDVACTYMNNVYGCRDTDTFSFTVELPVEMVPQNKVEFCVSYTTGGQTYWDNNDGRNYGLVTATLTQNDKRDCQAEQKKTQELQKTKGDLTLHRFGNPRTCKGFVPKWQSWGCIKTSAPSW from the exons ATGATTTCTACAAG cgtccTGCACCTCTTCGAGCGGCCCATGCCGGGTCCAGCCATGCCCGTAGACGTGGCGGTTCAGTTGTACATCGCCCACTCGCCGCCCCTGAGGAGTTTCCTCAGCACCTATGAAGAGTGCAGGGCCAAGAAACTCGCCAGCCACAGGTACCGCCAGCCCCTCCGTCCCTGCCTGAGCGCCAGGGCCCCCCCGGACCCGCCCCGCCTGGACTGGCAGCCCCCCAGAAGCAAGACCAAGAAGAAGGTGGTGTTCGCCGACTCCAGAGGCATGTCGCTCACCGCCGTGCACGTCTTCTCGCCGTCCGACAGCAGACACAGCAGGCCGGCGTCCTCGCTGCAGTTCGACGCGAGGGACCTGGAGGAGGCCGTGGCCGGCCTGTGCGTCAGCGCCCCCCAGAGCCGGGTCCTGGACTTCTCCCAGCCCGCCGCGGACTACCTGGACTTCCGCAGGCGCCTGACGGAGAACCACGTGTGCCTGGAGAGCTGCTCGCTGCAGGAGAGGACCCTGACGGGCACGGTCGCCGTGCGGAACCTGGCCTTCGAGAAGTCCGTCCACGTGCGGGTCACCTTCGACTCGTGGGAGAGCCACCGGGACGTGGCGTGCACGTACATGAACAACGTCTACGGCTGCCGGGACACGGACACGTTCTCCTTCACCGTGGAGCTGCCCGTGGAGATGGTGCCTCAGAACAAGGTGGAGTTTTGCGTCAGCTACACCACGGGGGGGCAGACGTACTGGGACAACAACGACGGCAGAAATTACGGACTGGTCACGGCCACCCTGACGCAGAATGACAAACGGGATTGTCAAGCGGAGCAGAAGAAGACGCAAGAGCTCCAGAAGACTAAAGGAGATCTCACGCTGCACCGCTTCGGAAACCCACGCACCTGTAAGGGATTCGTCCCCAAGTGGCAGAGCTGGGGGTGCATTAAAACTAGCGCCCCCTCCTGGTAG